The following coding sequences lie in one Oncorhynchus kisutch isolate 150728-3 linkage group LG17, Okis_V2, whole genome shotgun sequence genomic window:
- the LOC109908692 gene encoding uncharacterized protein LOC109908692 codes for MAGAVIPIACHYEMKYSSDSAPIQPTWIPFSATVSAEDNLQFSLTLMTSDWLYERGSGVYFLGDPINIEASVRVAHHSRVFVSSCVATLDPRGYRIKPQATGDHWRSGMKSKKVWNQDVTLGPIMVTTKQRTPLSPMTREGIAIYGFHSPTEDRRPVSPGSRWKKGMDFKRELTPTPEPIGDLGEDKDLYTFGTH; via the exons ATGGCTGGTGCTGTAATCCCAATTGCTTGTCATTATGAAAT GAAGTACAGTTCAGACAGTGCCCCTATCCAGCCGACCTGGATCCCCTTCAGCGCCACGGTGTCTGCTGAAGACAACCTGCAGTTCTCCTTGACGCTTATGACAA GTGACTGGCTCTATGAGCGGGGTTCTGGAGTCTACTTCCTGGGTGATCCCATAAACATTGAGGCGTCTGTCAGGGTAGCTCACCACTCCAGGGTCTTTGTTAGCAGCTGCGTGGCCACACTGGACCCTCGTGGCTACCGCATCAAACCTCAAGCCACTGGCGACCATTGGAGGAGTGGGATGAAGTCCAAGAAAG tatGGAACCAGGATGTTACTCTGGGCCCCATAATGGTTACAACCAAACAGAGGACACCTTTATCTCCAATGACGAGGGAAGGTATCGCTATATATGGCTTCCATTCTCCAACTGAGGACAGGAGGCCTGTATCACCTGGCAGTCGTTGGAAGAAGGGAATGGACTTCAAAAGGG AGTTGACTCCTACACCTGAGCCCATTGGAGACCTTGGAGAGGACAAGGATCTCTATACATTTGGAACTCATTGA